A stretch of Parachlamydia sp. AcF125 DNA encodes these proteins:
- a CDS encoding glycosyltransferase family 92 protein — MLKAFFSNKFPKLFFYICLFTFLIVGIKKASKLAPQYIPLPFIAGLEKRMEPSDLLKAGLNKLSDQELSFLNQWIINHPLPLFCGKKVVTKPSELEWVYTSRSLQDTPSQKYFLSVGAIIQNEAIYLKEWIEYHKLLGAEHFWIYNHLSTDHYLEVLEPYIRSGEVELIEWGVKKFPACQLTAYEDCLKQAKDRTEWLALIDVDEFFVPHQHPSMKAFLAEFEPFSQILINWQLFGTSNIQSLPKNALLTEHLTYKFPAHFVDPSWNGNQYVKAIVRPSHVEFPVVSCHYFHLKPHCTTVNGVKQIVPPNTTVSEIHVENIQLNHYWFRTLDYFHQVKIGRRQGVGEKYPAEKVDYLLKMGHAEQDFSIQRFLPKLKEVL; from the coding sequence ATGTTGAAAGCATTTTTTTCAAATAAATTCCCCAAGCTCTTTTTTTATATTTGTCTGTTTACTTTTTTGATTGTGGGAATTAAAAAAGCTTCTAAGCTTGCACCTCAATACATCCCCCTTCCCTTCATAGCGGGATTAGAGAAAAGGATGGAGCCCTCAGATCTTTTAAAAGCGGGATTAAACAAACTAAGCGATCAAGAGCTTAGCTTTTTAAACCAGTGGATTATTAATCATCCCCTGCCTTTATTTTGCGGAAAAAAAGTCGTTACAAAGCCCTCTGAACTTGAATGGGTATATACGTCTCGAAGTTTACAGGATACTCCCTCCCAAAAGTATTTTTTGAGTGTGGGAGCGATTATTCAAAATGAAGCTATCTACTTAAAAGAGTGGATTGAATATCATAAACTTTTGGGAGCCGAGCATTTTTGGATATATAATCATTTAAGTACTGACCATTATTTAGAAGTTCTAGAACCCTACATCCGTTCAGGCGAGGTAGAACTTATTGAATGGGGTGTAAAAAAATTTCCGGCATGCCAACTTACAGCCTATGAAGATTGCCTTAAACAAGCTAAAGATCGAACAGAGTGGCTAGCTTTAATTGATGTGGATGAATTTTTTGTCCCTCATCAACACCCCTCGATGAAGGCGTTTTTAGCTGAATTTGAGCCATTTAGCCAAATTTTAATCAATTGGCAACTTTTTGGCACTTCCAATATTCAATCTCTCCCTAAAAATGCCTTATTAACCGAACATCTAACCTATAAATTCCCCGCTCATTTTGTGGATCCAAGCTGGAATGGAAATCAATATGTAAAAGCTATTGTGAGGCCTTCTCATGTGGAGTTTCCTGTGGTAAGTTGTCATTATTTTCATTTAAAACCCCACTGCACGACTGTAAATGGAGTAAAGCAAATTGTGCCTCCTAATACCACAGTTTCTGAGATCCATGTAGAAAATATTCAATTAAATCACTACTGGTTTAGAACCCTGGATTATTTTCATCAAGTTAAAATAGGAAGGCGCCAGGGTGTAGGAGAAAAGTATCCTGCTGAAAAGGTAGACTATCTTTTGAAAATGGGACATGCGGAGCAAGATTTTAGCATTCAACGTTTCCTTCCTAAGCTTAAAGAGGTTTTATGA
- a CDS encoding alpha-1,2-fucosyltransferase, producing MNSLYCLFILRLIFCSFCLQATPYVVPVMTGQLGNQLFQIAAATSLALEHHAKVTVPDLKKLTTLGIPENRRFVLWRLETVEPKVPLHSFTEASFAYAPIPYQPNMQLKGFFQSEKYFEKHKEEIIQLFAPLESIETDLKNRYPDVVYHPCSVAIHIRTYADSDPQHRYYYLNGRSYVEKALSFFPESAYCLVFSDNMEWCKKELAEIRPNLHFIEGESYIHDFYLMSFCKHNIISNSTFSWWAAYLNSNPYKIVIAPKKWFTPKVGHDTRDLIPDNWFTCDD from the coding sequence ATGAACTCCCTTTATTGCTTATTTATCCTCAGACTCATTTTTTGCTCGTTCTGCCTTCAGGCCACGCCCTACGTGGTCCCTGTCATGACTGGACAGCTAGGCAATCAATTGTTTCAAATTGCGGCTGCCACAAGTTTGGCGCTTGAGCACCACGCCAAAGTGACCGTTCCCGATTTGAAAAAATTAACCACCCTGGGAATTCCAGAAAATCGTCGATTTGTATTGTGGCGCTTAGAGACAGTTGAACCTAAAGTTCCCCTCCATTCTTTCACTGAAGCGAGTTTTGCCTATGCGCCTATCCCCTATCAGCCAAATATGCAACTTAAGGGTTTTTTTCAGTCTGAAAAATACTTTGAAAAACATAAAGAAGAAATTATCCAATTGTTTGCTCCTTTGGAGAGCATAGAAACCGATTTAAAAAATCGTTATCCCGATGTTGTTTATCACCCTTGTTCAGTGGCCATTCACATACGGACTTATGCAGATAGCGATCCCCAACACCGCTATTACTATTTAAATGGGAGATCCTATGTGGAAAAGGCTTTATCTTTCTTTCCTGAAAGTGCTTATTGCCTTGTATTTTCCGATAATATGGAGTGGTGTAAAAAGGAATTAGCCGAAATTCGCCCAAACTTGCATTTTATAGAAGGGGAATCCTACATTCATGATTTTTATTTAATGTCGTTTTGTAAACATAATATTATTTCAAATTCTACCTTTTCTTGGTGGGCTGCCTATTTAAATTCTAATCCTTACAAGATTGTCATAGCGCCAAAAAAATGGTTTACTCCAAAAGTGGGCCATGATACGCGGGATTTAATTCCTGATAACTGGTTTACATGCGATGATTAA
- a CDS encoding LemA family protein, which translates to MGTPLLIILAILALLALSGIGIYNRLVALQNQVKNAWSQIDVQLQRRYDLIPNLVESVKGYMNYEKGTLESVIQARNTASAAREAVEKGGGPTGSGSIKQLLGAETALKGALGHFFALAENYPQLRASENMQQLQEELSSTENKVAFARQAYNDQVMLYNITQQTFPAALFATLFGHHPAELFEIQDTEAKKAVKVSF; encoded by the coding sequence ATGGGTACACCACTTCTAATCATCCTTGCAATTCTAGCACTTTTAGCCCTATCGGGAATTGGGATCTATAACCGCCTAGTTGCCTTGCAGAACCAAGTGAAAAATGCTTGGAGCCAGATAGATGTTCAACTACAGCGCCGCTATGACTTAATCCCAAACTTGGTCGAAAGCGTCAAAGGGTATATGAACTATGAAAAAGGGACTTTAGAATCTGTCATTCAAGCTCGCAATACGGCTTCTGCGGCAAGAGAAGCTGTCGAAAAAGGTGGAGGACCTACAGGAAGCGGATCAATTAAGCAACTCCTGGGAGCAGAAACAGCTTTAAAAGGGGCTCTAGGGCATTTTTTTGCTTTGGCAGAAAACTATCCCCAGCTCCGAGCTAGCGAAAATATGCAACAACTTCAAGAAGAGCTTAGCTCTACCGAAAATAAAGTGGCTTTTGCTAGGCAAGCATACAACGATCAAGTCATGCTCTACAATATCACCCAGCAGACATTCCCTGCAGCCCTTTTTGCTACCCTATTTGGGCACCACCCTGCGGAACTTTTTGAAATTCAAGACACGGAAGCAAAAAAAGCTGTTAAAGTTTCATTCTAA
- a CDS encoding M48 family metallopeptidase, which yields MNFWEAQRRAKSKTSLYVGLFVILTFLVAAASEWAFRSFASSSTGFSFPFLGFFFLLMTFSAAGYQYAMFKSFGGGYVAESMGARRLDPHTNHPKEKQLLNIVEEMALAASLPVPAVYILPAKPINAFAAGLTPDNSAIAITEGALQTLNRDEIQGVIAHEFGHIYNGDMQINMRLAAMVMGFFFVFYLGMRLLSISGSTHRREKEGERKGGNPIAIAAVIFLFAGIFTWIFGSILKATVSREREYLADACAVQFTRNPDGISSALKKIMREHYTAMPTQGMAYSHLYLDNHGGLSSLFATHPPLEKRIKAIEGQTYMPEEWKENVEASAKHA from the coding sequence ATGAACTTCTGGGAAGCGCAGCGTAGAGCTAAATCGAAAACGTCTCTGTATGTAGGCCTATTTGTGATTTTAACCTTTTTGGTGGCGGCAGCCAGCGAATGGGCTTTCCGTTCGTTTGCTTCTTCATCTACCGGTTTTTCTTTTCCTTTTTTGGGATTTTTCTTCTTATTGATGACATTTAGCGCAGCTGGCTATCAATACGCGATGTTTAAAAGTTTTGGGGGAGGCTATGTAGCGGAGTCTATGGGAGCGCGGCGCCTAGATCCTCATACAAATCATCCCAAAGAAAAGCAGCTCTTAAATATTGTGGAAGAGATGGCTTTAGCGGCCTCTCTTCCTGTGCCGGCCGTCTATATTTTACCTGCCAAGCCTATCAATGCATTTGCGGCAGGCTTAACCCCTGATAACTCGGCGATCGCCATTACAGAGGGAGCCCTTCAAACTTTAAATCGGGATGAAATTCAAGGCGTTATAGCCCATGAGTTTGGCCATATCTATAACGGCGACATGCAAATCAACATGCGACTTGCGGCGATGGTTATGGGGTTTTTCTTTGTCTTTTATCTGGGAATGCGCCTACTCTCTATATCTGGCAGCACTCATCGCAGGGAAAAAGAGGGAGAAAGAAAAGGAGGTAATCCGATTGCGATTGCAGCGGTCATTTTTCTTTTTGCCGGCATTTTTACTTGGATATTTGGGTCCATTCTAAAAGCTACCGTTAGCCGCGAAAGAGAATATCTGGCAGATGCTTGCGCTGTCCAATTTACGCGCAATCCGGATGGGATTTCGAGTGCCTTAAAGAAAATCATGCGCGAACACTACACCGCCATGCCAACTCAGGGGATGGCCTACTCCCACCTCTATTTAGATAACCATGGAGGGCTAAGCTCTCTCTTTGCCACTCATCCCCCTCTTGAAAAAAGAATCAAAGCGATTGAAGGTCAAACTTACATGCCAGAAGAGTGGAAAGAAAATGTAGAAGCCTCTGCTAAGCACGCCTAG
- a CDS encoding diphosphate--fructose-6-phosphate 1-phosphotransferase, with the protein MRMHSSLQKKRLAYLPRLPEILQPLSCLVPLFEPNQKAPQLASPIIQRFPKTIDQKPLRFVVGENKTHKPLKVGVVFSGGQASGGHNVVSGLFDALKKLNPASTVYGFLNGPGGIIQNQFIEITADLIDHYRNLGGFDLIGSGRTKIETPDQFQAVLKTVQGLHLDGLVIVGGDDSNTNAAFLAEYFLVKGCKTCVVGVPKTIDGDLKNESIEVSFGFDTACKTFSQAIGSLLTDCLSAKKYYFFIKLMGRSASHITLECALKTHPNLAFIGEEIAAQHKTLKEIVCQIADLICQRAEKKKNYGVILIPEGLIEFIPEIKTLIQELNKLLASSLPHLKEMEARPKASDKIEYILPKLSTPSQACFSLLPQDIQLQLLGERDPHGNVQVAKIETERLLITLVAQALAERKKRGSYSGSFNAQPLFYGYEGRSCLPSNFDSQYCYALGHVAALLVNSKLTGYMSCVTDLILPVEQWGIGGTPLTKMLAMEEREGEVKPVIQKALVDLKGKPFSIFSQEREKWRVEDLYCDPGAIQFFGPRDETDQAPLTLQYELLRPLA; encoded by the coding sequence ATGCGTATGCATAGTTCATTGCAAAAGAAGCGTTTAGCCTATTTGCCCAGATTACCAGAAATTTTGCAGCCATTAAGTTGTCTCGTTCCTCTTTTCGAACCTAATCAGAAAGCGCCGCAGCTTGCTTCTCCTATTATTCAACGTTTTCCAAAAACGATCGATCAAAAACCTTTGCGATTTGTGGTAGGGGAAAATAAAACACATAAGCCTCTAAAAGTAGGAGTGGTATTTTCAGGCGGGCAAGCTTCTGGCGGGCATAATGTCGTGAGTGGTCTGTTCGACGCCTTAAAAAAATTAAATCCAGCCAGCACTGTTTATGGCTTTTTAAATGGCCCAGGTGGAATTATCCAAAATCAGTTTATCGAAATAACTGCCGACCTTATCGATCATTATAGAAATTTGGGAGGGTTTGATCTTATAGGTTCTGGCCGTACAAAAATTGAAACTCCCGATCAATTTCAAGCGGTCCTGAAAACTGTCCAAGGATTACATTTAGATGGGCTGGTGATCGTGGGAGGGGATGACTCCAATACCAACGCGGCTTTTTTAGCTGAATATTTCTTGGTAAAAGGGTGTAAAACATGTGTGGTAGGCGTGCCTAAAACAATTGACGGCGACTTAAAAAATGAATCTATCGAAGTATCGTTTGGATTTGATACAGCCTGCAAGACATTTTCACAAGCTATTGGAAGTCTTCTTACAGATTGCTTATCTGCTAAAAAATACTATTTTTTTATTAAATTGATGGGGAGATCTGCCTCGCACATTACGCTTGAATGCGCGCTCAAAACTCATCCAAATTTAGCCTTTATAGGGGAGGAAATAGCCGCTCAACACAAAACTCTCAAGGAGATTGTTTGCCAAATTGCAGATCTGATTTGTCAGCGAGCTGAGAAAAAGAAAAACTATGGGGTGATTTTGATTCCCGAAGGGCTGATAGAGTTTATTCCCGAAATCAAAACCCTCATTCAAGAATTAAATAAGCTTTTAGCAAGTTCTTTACCCCATCTAAAAGAAATGGAAGCTCGCCCAAAAGCAAGCGATAAAATCGAATACATTCTCCCGAAGTTGAGCACTCCTTCGCAAGCGTGTTTTTCCCTCTTACCCCAAGATATCCAATTGCAATTATTAGGAGAGCGGGATCCCCACGGAAATGTGCAAGTTGCTAAAATTGAAACCGAAAGATTGTTAATTACGCTTGTCGCTCAAGCCTTAGCTGAAAGAAAAAAAAGGGGCTCTTATTCAGGAAGCTTCAATGCCCAACCTCTTTTTTATGGATATGAAGGGCGCTCATGTCTGCCTTCCAACTTTGATAGCCAATACTGCTATGCGCTGGGTCATGTCGCTGCCTTACTCGTTAATTCCAAATTAACGGGGTATATGAGTTGTGTGACAGACTTAATCCTACCTGTTGAACAATGGGGGATCGGGGGAACGCCACTCACTAAAATGTTGGCGATGGAAGAAAGAGAGGGAGAGGTGAAACCCGTTATTCAAAAAGCTCTTGTCGACTTAAAGGGAAAACCGTTTTCTATTTTTTCTCAGGAAAGAGAGAAGTGGAGGGTGGAAGACCTGTATTGTGACCCGGGGGCCATCCAATTTTTTGGACCGAGGGATGAAACGGATCAAGCTCCTTTAACTTTGCAATACGAGCTTTTAAGGCCACTGGCTTAA
- a CDS encoding alpha/beta hydrolase, with protein MKKTETREAVVLSNEENKLFGILHRPLVSPPYPGVLICHGFGGNKLGRHHLYVSLAQLLAKEGIATLRLDFRGCGDSEGNFEEVNFENLLSDAKAGLKFLQKDPLIHPARLGLLGRSLGGALAVLLASHTHAFKTICLWAPLFSAEEWKEKWKLLQTISDPLQKEELMKVNGKKASYAFYEQLFQLRLEPELVNLRQVPLLHIQGKKDLIITNAQAQRYRQHRENSEAESKFVELPNSDHDFSHTEEQRLAIEETLTWFKRTL; from the coding sequence ATGAAGAAAACTGAAACACGCGAAGCTGTGGTTTTATCAAATGAGGAGAATAAGTTATTTGGCATTTTACACCGCCCTTTAGTCTCTCCACCCTATCCGGGGGTTCTCATTTGCCACGGATTTGGAGGGAATAAGCTTGGCCGCCACCATCTCTATGTTAGCCTGGCGCAACTTTTAGCAAAAGAAGGCATTGCCACTCTTCGCCTTGATTTTAGGGGATGTGGAGATAGTGAAGGAAATTTTGAAGAAGTCAACTTTGAAAATTTACTAAGCGATGCAAAGGCGGGTTTAAAGTTTTTACAAAAAGACCCGTTAATCCATCCTGCTCGTTTAGGATTGCTCGGAAGATCTTTAGGAGGAGCTTTGGCGGTTTTATTGGCTAGCCATACCCATGCGTTTAAAACGATCTGTTTATGGGCTCCCTTGTTTAGTGCCGAAGAGTGGAAAGAAAAATGGAAATTGCTGCAAACTATTTCAGATCCCCTTCAAAAAGAAGAACTCATGAAGGTCAATGGAAAAAAAGCTAGCTATGCTTTTTATGAGCAGCTATTTCAACTGCGCCTGGAGCCTGAGCTTGTTAATCTTCGCCAAGTGCCTTTACTGCATATTCAAGGAAAAAAAGATCTCATTATCACCAATGCTCAGGCGCAAAGATACCGGCAACATCGCGAAAATAGCGAAGCTGAATCTAAATTTGTGGAGCTGCCAAATAGCGATCACGATTTTTCCCATACAGAAGAGCAGCGTTTAGCCATTGAGGAAACGCTAACATGGTTTAAAAGGACTTTATAA
- a CDS encoding RasGEF domain-containing protein, translating into MGTADNNGIYPSLVKKFELPPSEAKQPAAEHARESISLGRKFKEILESSVLSSLVSKTTQSFKRLSSLSSQRTGNQSLRTESPLSAPPNQATKSPKSLPPLPNQVANQGQIARPQSSPPKKPLPPLPNQVANQGQIARPQSSPPKKPLPPLPNQVANQGQIARPQSSPPKKPLPPLPNQVANQGQIARPQSSPPKKPLPPLPNQVANQVSENRSFMLMKSTTTVVNQPLSQSAPDISTRRRLPPAKPLPPIPKITQILERSSVGALISNHSKEASNEREKVQESHSMKLESIAPKKESVKFIPAQLTPQSEIDAVSPKSVAKLSELIKRQPLDKKLVKEFAEVLHRETDAHYKNLDIEELTTTKIEKVSSFQTIVKYAEEISYSIGNQILEEKDVNKRAAIFSFYAEVGKTAAELGDFCVALAIASIFTSTPVERLNQTINVMPQESKEAYELLKKLINPSGNFNNLRLAESEFKERTGQEPLPAPTNLSKGFTALGESGGNNSQVIDKLLSPLIAIKQAESTPPPPQSATILNRLSFKESKELNNFIKENNKKLKALAKKFGTESAKVKPYNEHISEYLYSLSLKREPRKR; encoded by the coding sequence ATGGGAACTGCCGACAATAATGGAATTTATCCTAGTTTAGTTAAAAAGTTTGAATTACCTCCTAGTGAGGCTAAACAACCGGCAGCAGAACATGCAAGAGAGTCTATAAGTTTGGGCCGCAAATTTAAGGAAATTCTAGAAAGCAGCGTCTTATCTAGCTTAGTAAGTAAAACAACACAATCTTTCAAACGCCTCTCTTCTTTATCTTCGCAACGCACAGGAAACCAGTCACTTAGGACTGAAAGCCCCCTATCTGCTCCGCCTAATCAAGCAACAAAATCACCAAAATCTCTTCCCCCTCTCCCTAATCAGGTAGCAAACCAGGGACAAATTGCTAGACCACAGTCTTCTCCGCCCAAGAAGCCTCTCCCTCCTCTCCCTAATCAGGTAGCAAACCAGGGGCAAATTGCTAGACCGCAGTCTTCTCCGCCCAAGAAGCCTCTCCCTCCTCTCCCTAATCAGGTAGCAAACCAGGGGCAAATTGCTAGACCGCAGTCTTCTCCGCCCAAGAAGCCTCTCCCTCCTCTCCCTAATCAGGTAGCAAACCAGGGGCAAATTGCTAGACCGCAGTCTTCTCCGCCCAAGAAGCCTCTCCCTCCCCTCCCTAATCAGGTAGCAAACCAAGTATCTGAAAATCGCTCATTTATGCTTATGAAGTCAACGACCACTGTCGTTAACCAACCTCTCAGTCAATCAGCACCCGATATTTCAACTCGACGTAGGCTACCGCCCGCAAAACCTTTGCCACCCATTCCTAAAATTACCCAAATTCTTGAAAGAAGCTCAGTAGGAGCTCTTATTTCTAATCACTCTAAAGAAGCTAGCAATGAAAGAGAGAAAGTACAAGAATCGCACAGTATGAAGCTTGAAAGTATTGCACCAAAAAAAGAATCAGTAAAATTCATACCTGCTCAATTAACTCCTCAAAGTGAAATTGATGCTGTTTCGCCAAAATCAGTAGCTAAATTATCCGAATTAATCAAACGACAACCTTTAGATAAAAAACTCGTAAAAGAGTTTGCTGAGGTATTGCATCGTGAAACGGATGCTCATTATAAAAATCTTGATATAGAAGAATTAACAACTACAAAAATTGAAAAGGTTTCCTCTTTTCAAACAATTGTTAAATATGCAGAGGAAATATCTTATTCTATTGGTAACCAAATTCTTGAAGAAAAAGACGTCAATAAAAGAGCTGCTATTTTTTCTTTCTACGCTGAAGTGGGAAAAACTGCTGCTGAACTAGGAGATTTTTGTGTAGCCCTAGCAATTGCTTCAATCTTTACTAGCACCCCCGTCGAGAGATTGAACCAGACAATAAATGTAATGCCACAAGAATCTAAGGAGGCATATGAACTTCTAAAAAAATTAATTAACCCCTCGGGCAATTTTAATAATTTGCGCTTAGCAGAGAGCGAATTTAAGGAAAGGACGGGGCAGGAACCTTTGCCAGCTCCCACAAACTTAAGCAAGGGTTTTACTGCGTTAGGAGAAAGTGGAGGAAACAATAGTCAAGTTATTGATAAGCTCCTCAGCCCTTTAATCGCTATAAAACAAGCTGAATCAACTCCTCCACCCCCTCAAAGTGCCACTATTCTAAACAGGCTTTCATTTAAAGAATCGAAGGAACTAAATAATTTTATTAAAGAAAATAACAAAAAACTTAAAGCTTTGGCTAAAAAATTTGGAACGGAAAGCGCTAAAGTTAAGCCCTATAACGAGCATATTAGCGAATACCTTTATTCCCTTTCGTTAAAAAGAGAACCTCGAAAACGATAG
- a CDS encoding bifunctional ADP-heptose synthase: MVRLTGSISQLSNQKVLVIGDFLLDTYTVGKARRISPEAPVAVIQVEREEHRPGGAGNVALNLLSLGSNVMAVGRMGEDLAGELLIQTLQSEGISTEGLFVQAGYSTPVKNRVVAENQQIVRIDRESLLPIPEMLEQQIIEKLSSFLKDVKVVAVSDYGKGFLSPTLLSVLMTEAKTRGIPVITDPKGIDFAKYQGSTILKPNLKEAYEAVNLPFGSSLDEVAKRVLKLTQAEVLMITRSECGISLFYPTGKREDFPVAVREVKDVTGAGDTVLAILACSVASGLPLDEAAQLSNVAAGIAIERFGCARVTLCDLAHRLLELDVDNKVFNEYHFFALQEVLRGKSLAIIGLSSKDGFSPALFEAIQGLRHRENWKVLVNVLDERPSPAFIQMLASLHTIDFITLYQEGMNKLCSSIQPHEIYLASKEGLQKIELEAILF; this comes from the coding sequence ATGGTGAGGTTAACAGGTTCTATTAGCCAACTTTCTAATCAAAAAGTCTTAGTCATTGGAGATTTTCTGCTAGACACTTACACCGTGGGAAAAGCTCGTCGTATTTCTCCCGAAGCTCCTGTGGCGGTGATACAAGTCGAAAGGGAAGAACATCGCCCTGGAGGCGCTGGAAATGTGGCTTTAAATTTACTGTCGCTGGGATCAAACGTCATGGCCGTAGGGCGTATGGGGGAAGACTTAGCGGGAGAATTGCTCATTCAAACGCTTCAAAGCGAAGGGATTTCTACAGAAGGCTTGTTCGTCCAAGCGGGTTATTCCACGCCTGTTAAAAACCGCGTGGTTGCAGAAAACCAACAAATTGTGCGAATCGATCGCGAAAGCCTTTTGCCCATTCCCGAAATGCTAGAACAACAAATCATTGAAAAGCTCTCCTCTTTTTTAAAAGATGTCAAAGTCGTGGCTGTTTCCGATTACGGCAAAGGTTTTTTGTCTCCTACACTGCTAAGCGTCTTAATGACTGAAGCAAAAACACGGGGGATTCCTGTAATTACAGATCCTAAGGGGATCGATTTTGCTAAGTATCAAGGCTCTACCATCCTTAAGCCTAACCTTAAAGAAGCCTATGAAGCTGTTAATCTTCCTTTTGGTTCTTCTTTAGATGAGGTGGCAAAAAGGGTTCTCAAATTAACTCAGGCTGAAGTTTTAATGATCACACGCTCTGAATGTGGGATTTCTTTATTTTATCCCACAGGAAAGCGGGAAGATTTTCCCGTGGCTGTTCGTGAAGTTAAAGATGTGACAGGAGCAGGAGATACGGTATTGGCAATTCTGGCATGTTCGGTAGCTTCTGGCTTACCGCTAGATGAGGCAGCGCAGCTATCCAACGTGGCGGCAGGAATTGCCATTGAGCGCTTTGGTTGTGCCCGAGTAACCCTATGCGATCTAGCTCATCGCTTATTAGAGTTGGATGTGGATAATAAAGTGTTTAATGAATACCATTTTTTTGCGCTGCAAGAAGTTTTGCGGGGCAAATCCCTTGCAATCATAGGCTTGTCGAGTAAGGATGGATTTAGTCCCGCTCTCTTTGAGGCTATTCAAGGGTTACGCCATAGAGAAAATTGGAAGGTACTAGTGAATGTTTTAGATGAGCGCCCCTCTCCAGCTTTTATTCAAATGCTGGCCTCTTTACATACAATCGATTTTATCACCCTCTATCAGGAGGGAATGAATAAACTATGTTCGTCAATACAACCCCATGAAATTTACTTGGCTTCAAAAGAGGGCCTCCAAAAAATTGAGCTAGAGGCCATTCTATTTTGA
- the rfaD gene encoding ADP-glyceromanno-heptose 6-epimerase → MQIYDDQLVVVTGGAGFIGSCVLRHLNDKGLRNLAVVDELGTSEKWKNLVGKQFIDIIPKHQLFDWLKGKEHLIRAFIHLGACSSTVEKDASYLLENNYRFTVNLAEYALQHNHRFIYASSAATYGDGAEGFRDSHHELQKLAPLNMYGYSKHLFDLWAAQKGILDKIVGLKYFNVFGPNEWHKGRMASTIMHVVPTAVKEGKIRLFKSNDPQFADGGQQRDFVYVKDVARMTCAFLENEAAGIFNIGTGKAETWNDLARAIFKALNLPENIEYIDMPADLKGKYQNYTCADMTKTRQALGSIAECQPLEKAVIDYVQNYLRPEKRW, encoded by the coding sequence ATGCAAATATATGATGATCAGCTGGTTGTAGTCACTGGGGGAGCGGGGTTTATTGGCTCATGCGTGCTACGCCATTTAAATGACAAGGGGCTGCGCAATCTTGCCGTGGTGGACGAGCTTGGAACGAGCGAGAAGTGGAAAAACCTGGTCGGCAAGCAATTTATCGATATTATCCCCAAACATCAACTTTTTGATTGGCTTAAAGGAAAAGAACACCTCATTCGGGCTTTTATTCATCTAGGGGCCTGCAGCAGTACTGTCGAAAAAGATGCCAGTTACCTTTTAGAAAATAATTATCGCTTTACCGTGAATTTAGCCGAATATGCCCTCCAGCATAACCATCGATTTATCTATGCTTCTTCTGCGGCGACCTATGGGGACGGAGCAGAAGGCTTTCGAGATAGCCATCACGAGTTGCAAAAATTAGCCCCACTCAATATGTACGGTTATTCTAAGCACCTTTTTGATCTTTGGGCTGCTCAAAAAGGGATTCTTGATAAAATCGTGGGCTTGAAATATTTTAACGTGTTTGGACCCAATGAATGGCATAAAGGGCGCATGGCTTCGACGATTATGCATGTGGTCCCTACGGCTGTAAAAGAAGGGAAAATCCGGTTATTTAAGTCGAACGATCCTCAGTTTGCAGATGGGGGGCAACAGCGCGATTTTGTCTACGTGAAAGATGTAGCGCGCATGACTTGTGCCTTTTTGGAAAACGAGGCCGCAGGAATCTTTAATATCGGCACGGGAAAAGCTGAAACCTGGAATGATTTAGCTAGAGCAATTTTTAAAGCTTTAAATCTTCCAGAAAATATCGAGTATATCGATATGCCTGCTGATTTAAAGGGGAAGTATCAAAATTATACCTGCGCAGATATGACCAAAACGCGCCAGGCTTTGGGAAGCATAGCAGAGTGTCAGCCACTTGAAAAAGCCGTGATAGATTATGTCCAAAATTATTTACGTCCGGAGAAAAGATGGTGA